A portion of the Phyllopteryx taeniolatus isolate TA_2022b chromosome 15, UOR_Ptae_1.2, whole genome shotgun sequence genome contains these proteins:
- the rassf6 gene encoding ras association domain-containing protein 6 isoform X3 — MLSEMNEAGLLPLVQAGDGRTLSRAEFLSLINTYNCFLKDQTQLHLSYFQGDDGEVVVEGFLNICWGVRRPIRLKIQDEKQMIRFAPLISSDPVSPLGNRRGMSRWGAVYETTTLRPLRQKSYELESESNLFRCMSDASLVKRRSRRGKSAAQRERERQHRFSINGHFYNYKTSIFTPCFGTATKVRITSSMTTNQVIVQLLNKFKIENDPQEFALYCVHQSGEKKKMNNRDQPLWERILQGPSEDTMKIFLMDMDEVEVSNDVAQYLNLELPILEQVLLNLREEETREIQMVISKYQNHHRVLSRMLSCKDSPHIETSV; from the exons ATGCTATCAGAGATGAATGAGGCAGGTCTTCTTCCACTGGTCCAGGCAGGAGATGGGAGGACTCTGTCCAG AGCAGAATTTCTCTCATTGATAAACACCTACAACTGCTTCCTCAAGGACCAGACTCAACTGCATCTCAGTTACTTCCAG GGTGACGATGGGGAAGTGGTCGTGGAAGGCTTCCTAAATATCTGCTGGGGAGTCCGAAGACCCATACGGCTAAAGATACAGGATGAGAAACAAATGATTCGTTTTGCTCCCCTGATCTCATCTGACCCAGTCAGCCCACTTGGAAACAGAAG GGGCATGTCACGATGGG ggGCTGTTTATGAGACCACAACACTGCGTCCTTTGAGGCAGAAAAGCTACGAGCTGGAGTCTGAGTCTAACCTGTTCCGCTGTATGAGTGATGCATCCCTGGTCAAGAGGAGGAGTCGGCGAGGCAAGTCAGCGgcgcaaagagagagagagcgacagCACCGCTTTTCAATCAATGGACACTTCTACAACTATAAG ACATCTATCTTCACTCCCTGCTTTGGCACAGCAACCAAAGTCCGCATTACTAGCAGCATGACCACAAACCAAGTTATTGTACAGCTCCTAAACAAATTCAAG ATAGAGAATGACCCCCAGGAGTTTGCACTATACTGTGTTCACCAGAGCGGTG aaaaaaagaagatgaaCAACAGAGACCAGCCGCTGTGGGAGCGCATCCTGCAGGGGCCGTCTGAAGACACCATGAAAATATTCTTGATGGACATGGATGAAGTGGAAGTCAGCAATGAT GTGGCCCAGTATCTTAATTTGGAGCTTCCCATCTTGGAACAGGTTCTACTGAATTTGAGAGAAGAGGAGACCAGAGAGATACAAATGGTTATAAGCAA
- the rassf6 gene encoding ras association domain-containing protein 6 isoform X1, which translates to MLSEMNEAGLLPLVQAGDGRTLSRAEFLSLINTYNCFLKDQTQLHLSYFQGDDGEVVVEGFLNICWGVRRPIRLKIQDEKQMIRFAPLISSDPVSPLGNRRGMSRWGECNDLHQIDEMAGTAHETVVKNPPPGAVYETTTLRPLRQKSYELESESNLFRCMSDASLVKRRSRRGKSAAQRERERQHRFSINGHFYNYKTSIFTPCFGTATKVRITSSMTTNQVIVQLLNKFKIENDPQEFALYCVHQSGEKKKMNNRDQPLWERILQGPSEDTMKIFLMDMDEVEVSNDVAQYLNLELPILEQVLLNLREEETREIQMVISKYQNHHRVLSRMLSCKDSPHIETSV; encoded by the exons ATGCTATCAGAGATGAATGAGGCAGGTCTTCTTCCACTGGTCCAGGCAGGAGATGGGAGGACTCTGTCCAG AGCAGAATTTCTCTCATTGATAAACACCTACAACTGCTTCCTCAAGGACCAGACTCAACTGCATCTCAGTTACTTCCAG GGTGACGATGGGGAAGTGGTCGTGGAAGGCTTCCTAAATATCTGCTGGGGAGTCCGAAGACCCATACGGCTAAAGATACAGGATGAGAAACAAATGATTCGTTTTGCTCCCCTGATCTCATCTGACCCAGTCAGCCCACTTGGAAACAGAAG GGGCATGTCACGATGGGGTGAGTGTAACGACCTGCATCAGATAGATGAGATGGCTGGCACAGCACATGAAACAGTGGTGAAAAATCCTCCACCAG ggGCTGTTTATGAGACCACAACACTGCGTCCTTTGAGGCAGAAAAGCTACGAGCTGGAGTCTGAGTCTAACCTGTTCCGCTGTATGAGTGATGCATCCCTGGTCAAGAGGAGGAGTCGGCGAGGCAAGTCAGCGgcgcaaagagagagagagcgacagCACCGCTTTTCAATCAATGGACACTTCTACAACTATAAG ACATCTATCTTCACTCCCTGCTTTGGCACAGCAACCAAAGTCCGCATTACTAGCAGCATGACCACAAACCAAGTTATTGTACAGCTCCTAAACAAATTCAAG ATAGAGAATGACCCCCAGGAGTTTGCACTATACTGTGTTCACCAGAGCGGTG aaaaaaagaagatgaaCAACAGAGACCAGCCGCTGTGGGAGCGCATCCTGCAGGGGCCGTCTGAAGACACCATGAAAATATTCTTGATGGACATGGATGAAGTGGAAGTCAGCAATGAT GTGGCCCAGTATCTTAATTTGGAGCTTCCCATCTTGGAACAGGTTCTACTGAATTTGAGAGAAGAGGAGACCAGAGAGATACAAATGGTTATAAGCAA
- the rassf6 gene encoding ras association domain-containing protein 6 isoform X2: protein MRQVFFHWSRQEMGGLCPEFLSLINTYNCFLKDQTQLHLSYFQGDDGEVVVEGFLNICWGVRRPIRLKIQDEKQMIRFAPLISSDPVSPLGNRRGMSRWGECNDLHQIDEMAGTAHETVVKNPPPGAVYETTTLRPLRQKSYELESESNLFRCMSDASLVKRRSRRGKSAAQRERERQHRFSINGHFYNYKTSIFTPCFGTATKVRITSSMTTNQVIVQLLNKFKIENDPQEFALYCVHQSGEKKKMNNRDQPLWERILQGPSEDTMKIFLMDMDEVEVSNDVAQYLNLELPILEQVLLNLREEETREIQMVISKYQNHHRVLSRMLSCKDSPHIETSV, encoded by the exons ATGAGGCAGGTCTTCTTCCACTGGTCCAGGCAGGAGATGGGAGGACTCTGTCCAG AATTTCTCTCATTGATAAACACCTACAACTGCTTCCTCAAGGACCAGACTCAACTGCATCTCAGTTACTTCCAG GGTGACGATGGGGAAGTGGTCGTGGAAGGCTTCCTAAATATCTGCTGGGGAGTCCGAAGACCCATACGGCTAAAGATACAGGATGAGAAACAAATGATTCGTTTTGCTCCCCTGATCTCATCTGACCCAGTCAGCCCACTTGGAAACAGAAG GGGCATGTCACGATGGGGTGAGTGTAACGACCTGCATCAGATAGATGAGATGGCTGGCACAGCACATGAAACAGTGGTGAAAAATCCTCCACCAG ggGCTGTTTATGAGACCACAACACTGCGTCCTTTGAGGCAGAAAAGCTACGAGCTGGAGTCTGAGTCTAACCTGTTCCGCTGTATGAGTGATGCATCCCTGGTCAAGAGGAGGAGTCGGCGAGGCAAGTCAGCGgcgcaaagagagagagagcgacagCACCGCTTTTCAATCAATGGACACTTCTACAACTATAAG ACATCTATCTTCACTCCCTGCTTTGGCACAGCAACCAAAGTCCGCATTACTAGCAGCATGACCACAAACCAAGTTATTGTACAGCTCCTAAACAAATTCAAG ATAGAGAATGACCCCCAGGAGTTTGCACTATACTGTGTTCACCAGAGCGGTG aaaaaaagaagatgaaCAACAGAGACCAGCCGCTGTGGGAGCGCATCCTGCAGGGGCCGTCTGAAGACACCATGAAAATATTCTTGATGGACATGGATGAAGTGGAAGTCAGCAATGAT GTGGCCCAGTATCTTAATTTGGAGCTTCCCATCTTGGAACAGGTTCTACTGAATTTGAGAGAAGAGGAGACCAGAGAGATACAAATGGTTATAAGCAA